Proteins encoded together in one Gemmatimonadota bacterium DH-78 window:
- a CDS encoding alpha/beta fold hydrolase → MTTDDAALRFEIERPDEADGTVVVLLHGRGADRHDLRGLHRHLPAGITLVTPEAPHPGRPWGYGTGWAWYRYKADDRVVEPTLTDSLDRLERFLAELPDRVGMIPERVILGGFSQGGTTSLAYALTRPGQVAGIAMLSGFLVDAPDAVPVTDSGAEGLRVFWGHGFADPAIPHALAVRGRARLDGVGAKLTSRDYPMGHQIAPREMDDLAGWMAALDG, encoded by the coding sequence ATGACCACCGACGATGCCGCCCTCCGCTTCGAGATCGAGCGGCCCGACGAGGCCGACGGCACGGTCGTGGTCCTGCTCCACGGACGCGGCGCCGATCGGCACGACCTGCGCGGACTGCACCGGCATCTGCCCGCGGGCATCACGCTGGTCACGCCCGAGGCGCCCCACCCCGGCCGGCCGTGGGGGTACGGCACGGGGTGGGCCTGGTACCGCTACAAGGCCGACGACCGGGTGGTCGAGCCGACGCTCACCGATTCGCTCGATCGGCTCGAGCGCTTTCTCGCCGAGCTCCCCGATCGGGTGGGGATGATTCCCGAACGGGTGATTCTCGGCGGCTTCAGCCAGGGAGGGACCACCTCCCTGGCCTACGCGCTCACCCGCCCCGGGCAGGTGGCCGGCATCGCGATGCTGTCGGGCTTCCTGGTGGACGCCCCCGATGCGGTGCCGGTCACCGACAGCGGGGCCGAGGGGCTGCGGGTCTTCTGGGGCCACGGGTTCGCCGACCCGGCGATCCCCCACGCCCTCGCCGTGCGCGGCCGCGCGCGGCTCGACGGAGTGGGCGCGAAGCTGACGAGCCGCGACTACCCGATGGGTCACCAGATCGCGCCTCGGGAGATGGACGACCTGGCCGGGTGGATGGCGGCGCTGGACGGGTAG
- a CDS encoding M14 family metallopeptidase, producing MKNRTKNVAILLAVAAAAAGGLPDGLRAQDQMTGMGSDPEHTLPLTWDRWLDHEEIGERMELMADTWPEFLSMSTIGDSYGGRELWLMTMNNPDTGPAEGKAAMWIEANIHGNEIQGAEVSLYTIWYMMENYDRNPEIRRMVDERVFYFLPSVNPDGRDYFLHGAGSGARTGHVPVDSDGDGLFDEDPANDLNGNGVIEQIRKYVPGRGTHRLDPADDRFLIPVAPGETGDWIQLGSEGIDDDGDGRVNEDPVGGYDTNRNWGSDWQPEYIQGGAMNYPFEVPESRAINDFMVEHPHIAGLQSYHNTGGMILRGPGAAWFGEYPTDDVRVYDELGEQGERMLPYYNYYVVWQGLYSTHGGSIDWQNDGLGIVSFVNELWNGGQYFNSPLLQEQQRDPDSPISGQQSRYFFDDFLEFGDQFVDWAPFDHPTYGEVEMGGWKKLSGRVNPRFMSMELFHRNMAFTLWHADQLPLMSMGEAEVERVQGDVWRVRVPITNERLIPTITVRARENAVVRPDLITVDGGVDIITAGWVQNVHVPGPIDAIDQPELDRIMVRSGHPGRTTRVLEYLVRGSGSFTVEYDSVKGGTVRTTVQLR from the coding sequence ATGAAGAACCGCACGAAGAACGTGGCGATTCTGCTCGCGGTCGCGGCTGCGGCCGCCGGAGGCCTGCCCGACGGGCTCCGCGCGCAGGATCAGATGACCGGTATGGGCTCCGACCCGGAGCACACCCTCCCCCTCACCTGGGATCGGTGGCTCGATCACGAGGAGATCGGGGAGCGGATGGAGCTCATGGCCGATACCTGGCCCGAGTTCCTCTCGATGTCGACGATCGGCGACAGCTACGGGGGGCGCGAGCTCTGGCTGATGACGATGAACAATCCCGACACGGGGCCCGCCGAAGGCAAGGCGGCGATGTGGATCGAGGCGAACATTCACGGCAACGAGATCCAGGGTGCCGAAGTCTCGCTCTACACGATCTGGTACATGATGGAGAACTACGACCGGAACCCCGAGATTCGGCGGATGGTCGACGAGCGGGTGTTCTACTTCCTGCCCTCGGTCAACCCGGATGGACGCGACTACTTCCTGCACGGTGCGGGATCGGGCGCGCGCACGGGCCACGTGCCGGTGGACTCCGACGGCGACGGGCTGTTCGACGAGGATCCCGCCAACGACCTCAACGGCAACGGGGTGATCGAGCAGATCCGGAAATACGTCCCGGGGCGCGGCACGCACCGCCTCGATCCGGCCGACGACCGGTTTCTGATTCCGGTCGCTCCGGGCGAGACCGGCGACTGGATCCAGCTCGGATCCGAGGGGATCGACGACGACGGCGACGGCCGCGTGAACGAAGACCCGGTCGGCGGCTACGACACCAACCGGAACTGGGGGTCGGACTGGCAGCCCGAGTACATTCAGGGCGGGGCCATGAACTACCCCTTCGAGGTACCCGAGTCGCGGGCGATCAACGACTTCATGGTCGAGCACCCGCACATCGCCGGACTGCAGTCGTATCACAACACCGGCGGCATGATCCTGCGGGGGCCGGGCGCGGCCTGGTTCGGCGAGTACCCGACCGACGACGTCCGGGTCTACGACGAGCTGGGCGAGCAGGGGGAGCGGATGCTGCCCTACTACAACTACTACGTGGTCTGGCAGGGCCTCTACTCCACGCACGGCGGCTCGATCGACTGGCAGAACGACGGCCTGGGGATCGTGAGCTTCGTGAACGAGCTCTGGAACGGCGGACAGTACTTCAACAGTCCGCTCCTGCAGGAGCAGCAGCGCGATCCCGACTCTCCGATCTCGGGTCAGCAGAGCCGCTACTTCTTCGACGATTTCCTCGAGTTCGGCGATCAGTTCGTCGACTGGGCGCCCTTCGACCACCCGACCTACGGCGAGGTGGAGATGGGCGGTTGGAAGAAGCTCTCGGGCCGGGTGAACCCGCGGTTCATGAGCATGGAGCTCTTCCACCGCAACATGGCCTTCACCCTGTGGCATGCGGATCAGTTGCCGCTCATGTCGATGGGTGAGGCCGAGGTCGAGCGGGTGCAGGGCGATGTCTGGCGGGTGCGGGTGCCGATCACCAACGAGCGCCTGATCCCGACGATCACGGTGCGGGCGCGCGAGAACGCGGTGGTGCGCCCCGACCTGATCACTGTCGATGGCGGTGTGGACATCATCACCGCCGGCTGGGTGCAGAACGTGCACGTGCCGGGCCCGATCGATGCGATCGATCAGCCCGAGCTCGACCGGATCATGGTGCGGAGCGGGCATCCCGGCCGCACCACCCGGGTGCTGGAGTACCTCGTGCGCGGCTCGGGAAGCTTCACCGTGGAGTACGACTCGGTGAAGGGCGGCACGGTGCGCACCACGGTGCAGCTGCGGTAG
- a CDS encoding DUF4212 domain-containing protein, whose product MNTDRYWAANVRLVLVLLAIWFAVSYGAGILFVDVLDRVTLPGTGVPLGFWFAQQGSIYVFVVLIFVYVVRMNRLDRAFGGGGAE is encoded by the coding sequence GTGAACACCGACCGGTACTGGGCGGCCAACGTGCGCCTGGTGCTCGTGCTGCTGGCGATCTGGTTCGCGGTGTCGTACGGGGCCGGCATTCTCTTCGTCGACGTGCTCGATCGCGTCACCCTGCCGGGCACGGGCGTGCCGCTGGGCTTCTGGTTCGCCCAGCAGGGCAGCATCTACGTGTTCGTGGTGCTGATCTTCGTGTACGTGGTGCGGATGAACCGCCTCGACCGCGCCTTCGGCGGGGGCGGCGCCGAATGA
- a CDS encoding VOC family protein: MSTPTIQGFHHITMVSTDAVRTLRFYRDLLGLRMVKQTVNFDDPGAYHLYFGRGAGDPGTLLTFFEWPQTRRGHWGVGGVHHLALGVETPEAQLKWKRRLTDAGVKVSGPLDRGYFTSIYFADPDGQILEIATRGPGYAIDEPADALGSRLVLPPESRLPDGRDEEAIAERSWPEPVPRVTPDMAVFGIHHITGITNDLEQAHDFYAGVLGLPLVKRTLNQDDGRTEHWFWARYDGETVAPRSSWTLFGWPGSDYRARPGAGQTHHVAFRAKDDEEQRAWLDHLRAAGVQVTPVQDRTYFRSIYFRAPDGVLLEIATDGPGFTLDESEEELGRTLQLPARLEPKRPEIEASLQPLPSDPESE; encoded by the coding sequence ATGAGCACGCCGACCATCCAGGGCTTCCACCACATCACGATGGTGTCGACCGACGCCGTCCGCACCCTGCGCTTCTACCGCGACCTGCTCGGGCTGCGGATGGTGAAGCAGACGGTCAACTTCGACGACCCCGGCGCCTACCACCTCTACTTCGGGCGGGGCGCGGGCGATCCGGGCACGCTGCTCACCTTCTTCGAGTGGCCGCAGACCCGACGCGGACACTGGGGCGTGGGCGGGGTGCACCACCTCGCACTCGGCGTCGAGACCCCCGAGGCGCAGCTGAAGTGGAAGCGCCGGCTGACCGACGCCGGCGTGAAGGTGAGCGGGCCTCTGGACCGCGGGTACTTCACCTCGATCTACTTCGCCGACCCGGACGGACAGATCCTCGAGATCGCCACGCGCGGGCCCGGATACGCCATCGACGAGCCGGCCGACGCACTGGGGAGCCGTCTCGTGCTGCCGCCCGAGTCGCGGCTGCCGGACGGCCGCGACGAAGAGGCGATCGCGGAGCGGAGTTGGCCGGAACCGGTGCCTCGGGTGACCCCCGACATGGCCGTGTTCGGCATTCATCACATCACCGGCATCACGAACGACCTGGAGCAGGCCCACGACTTCTACGCCGGCGTGCTGGGGCTTCCCCTCGTGAAGCGCACCCTCAACCAGGACGACGGCAGGACCGAGCACTGGTTCTGGGCGCGGTACGACGGAGAGACGGTGGCGCCGCGTTCGTCGTGGACCCTCTTCGGGTGGCCCGGCTCGGACTATCGCGCCCGCCCGGGTGCCGGGCAGACGCACCACGTGGCCTTCCGCGCGAAGGACGACGAGGAGCAGCGCGCCTGGCTCGATCACCTCCGCGCGGCAGGGGTGCAGGTGACACCGGTCCAGGACCGCACCTACTTTCGGAGCATCTACTTCCGTGCGCCCGACGGCGTGCTCCTGGAGATCGCCACCGACGGACCGGGCTTCACCCTCGACGAATCGGAGGAGGAGCTCGGCCGGACGCTGCAGCTGCCGGCGCGGCTGGAGCCGAAGCGCCCCGAGATCGAAGCGTCGCTGCAGCCCCTTCCCTCCGACCCCGAGTCCGAATGA
- a CDS encoding PQQ-binding-like beta-propeller repeat protein, whose product MIRSPFANRSLTGVAFAALVAVLQACGPEGEMGGGSAAAPATASGGEGGGAMASEAYAGGSRTGTENGEWRYWGGDEGSSRYTPADQLDADNAMDLEVAWEWHAANYGPQVDYVYRGTPIKVGDRLYNVAGSRRAVVSIDAATGETLWMWRMRDNPRWAASTRQNYGKGVAYTEVDGRGRIFVITPGYYMAALDADTGRPIESFGEDGIVDLHRGLGDYPFDPEMGIYESGDITSSSPPIVVGDIIVVGNSHDRGYYPEKKENVPGHIRGYDVRTGEQEWIFHVLPQPGEFGHDTWENDAWTYTGNISAWAPLSADSDLGLVYIPTDPPTNDYYGGFRPGGNLFSTSLIALNAETGERAWHFQMVHHDIWNMDNPDAPHLVDITVDGEEIPAIAAVTKQGFTYVFNRATGEPVWPIPEVEVPQSDVPGEQTSPTQPHPTKPAPFEMQGMTVDNLIDFTPELRAQAIEIASQYRMGPVFTPPSLWEAEDGTNGAFVVPGANGGANIPGGAAVDPETGILYVASQRGHSVISLIPGDQRSEVIGGDDSNMDYVSRGPGGIRGPQGLPILKPPYGAITAIDLNTGEHLWRIPNGGTPESITNHPALQGVDLPVTGKNAHANILVTKNLLFYGEGRGGDPLLHVVDKATGEELYTIDLPAPTNTAPMSYMHEGRQYIVLSVGGAGVPARLVALALPEGY is encoded by the coding sequence ATGATCCGATCGCCCTTCGCCAACCGGTCGCTCACGGGGGTGGCCTTCGCCGCTCTCGTGGCGGTTCTGCAGGCCTGTGGACCCGAGGGGGAGATGGGCGGAGGGAGTGCGGCCGCTCCGGCCACGGCGAGTGGTGGCGAGGGGGGCGGGGCCATGGCGTCGGAAGCCTACGCCGGTGGATCCCGAACCGGTACGGAGAACGGGGAGTGGCGGTACTGGGGCGGTGACGAGGGCAGCAGCCGGTACACGCCGGCCGACCAGCTCGACGCCGACAACGCCATGGATCTCGAGGTCGCCTGGGAGTGGCACGCGGCCAACTACGGCCCGCAGGTCGACTACGTCTACCGCGGCACCCCGATCAAGGTGGGCGACCGGCTCTACAACGTGGCCGGATCGCGCCGCGCCGTGGTGTCGATCGACGCGGCCACCGGCGAGACGCTCTGGATGTGGCGCATGCGGGACAACCCGCGCTGGGCGGCCTCCACCCGCCAGAACTACGGCAAGGGCGTGGCGTACACCGAGGTCGACGGACGGGGCCGGATCTTCGTGATCACCCCCGGCTACTACATGGCCGCCCTCGACGCCGACACCGGTCGGCCGATCGAGAGCTTCGGCGAGGACGGCATCGTCGATCTGCATCGCGGGCTCGGCGACTACCCCTTCGACCCCGAGATGGGCATCTACGAGTCGGGCGACATCACCTCGTCGTCGCCCCCGATCGTGGTGGGTGACATCATCGTCGTCGGCAACTCGCACGACCGCGGCTACTATCCGGAGAAGAAGGAGAACGTGCCCGGTCACATCCGCGGCTACGACGTTCGCACGGGCGAGCAGGAGTGGATCTTCCACGTGCTTCCGCAGCCCGGCGAGTTCGGGCACGACACCTGGGAGAACGACGCCTGGACGTACACCGGCAACATCTCCGCCTGGGCCCCGCTCTCGGCCGACAGCGACCTCGGGCTCGTCTACATCCCGACGGACCCGCCCACCAACGACTACTACGGCGGCTTCCGCCCCGGCGGGAACCTCTTCTCGACCAGTCTGATCGCCCTGAACGCCGAGACCGGCGAGCGCGCCTGGCACTTCCAGATGGTGCACCACGACATCTGGAACATGGACAACCCCGACGCGCCCCACCTCGTCGACATCACCGTCGACGGCGAGGAGATCCCTGCGATCGCGGCCGTCACCAAGCAGGGCTTCACCTACGTCTTCAATCGCGCCACGGGCGAGCCCGTGTGGCCGATTCCCGAGGTGGAGGTGCCGCAGAGCGACGTGCCCGGCGAGCAGACGTCGCCGACGCAGCCGCACCCCACGAAGCCCGCGCCCTTCGAGATGCAGGGCATGACGGTCGACAACCTCATCGACTTCACCCCGGAGCTGCGTGCGCAGGCGATCGAGATCGCGAGCCAGTACCGCATGGGGCCGGTCTTCACCCCGCCGTCGCTGTGGGAGGCCGAGGACGGCACCAACGGCGCCTTCGTCGTGCCCGGAGCGAACGGCGGAGCCAACATCCCGGGCGGCGCGGCCGTGGATCCCGAAACCGGCATCCTCTACGTGGCCAGCCAGCGCGGGCACAGCGTGATCTCGCTGATTCCGGGAGATCAGCGCTCCGAGGTGATCGGGGGGGACGACTCCAACATGGACTACGTGAGCCGGGGCCCGGGCGGAATCCGCGGACCCCAGGGGTTGCCGATCCTGAAGCCGCCCTACGGCGCCATCACGGCGATCGACCTCAATACCGGCGAACACCTCTGGCGGATTCCGAACGGGGGGACTCCGGAGAGCATCACCAACCACCCGGCTCTCCAGGGCGTCGATCTGCCGGTCACCGGCAAGAACGCGCACGCCAACATCCTCGTGACGAAGAACCTGCTCTTCTACGGCGAGGGACGGGGCGGCGACCCCCTCCTGCACGTGGTCGACAAGGCCACCGGTGAGGAGCTCTACACCATCGATCTGCCGGCTCCGACCAACACGGCGCCGATGTCGTACATGCACGAGGGGCGCCAGTACATCGTGCTCTCCGTGGGCGGCGCGGGGGTGCCCGCCCGACTCGTGGCTCTCGCACTTCCGGAAGGGTACTGA
- a CDS encoding M14 family metallopeptidase: protein MPNRSEPRRRGRSAPAALLALAAAVVGPAPGQAQVAEYLDHDAFTGELRAVVNASDAASVRSIATSPEGRDVWMVELALPGDLDPSDRPALLVVGTLSGDHVVGSHLALEAVRHITAAASTDEGRTLLSEHTIYVVPRANPDGAEAMFASTRWNRSVNGTSIDDDNDGRFDEDGPDDLNGDGMITLMRVVDPEGDFMVDPDNPRLMKRADAAAGESGTHTLYLEGRDDDGDGWYNEDGIGGVDLDRNFQHAYPYYQRGAGKNMVSEAASRALVDFAVANRNVAAVLTYGHSDNLVTPPNARGELGGIAASDLYLFAMESLDGILDTGVWSSRPDNVQGGLQLRGAQLGADNNPNSGRRPAMVVDGDDIEYFSSVSSRYREITGLESVGVNRPAEGMFFQYGYFQYGVPSFSTQGWAPEGEGDSADERLAASGAEFVEWTSVSHPTLGEVEVGGFAPHAMTNPPAADLPALGERQGEFVMALVGMLPQVRIVETEVTAHGGGLYTVDAVIENSGYFPSSLRHGQVARSVDPVLVQIGVDSDDIVTGDSKSATVSQLEGSGNRARFSWMVRGSDGQSVEIRVRAQKGGLDSTTVTLR, encoded by the coding sequence GTGCCCAATCGATCTGAACCCCGACGGCGAGGGCGATCAGCCCCTGCCGCGCTCCTCGCGCTGGCGGCCGCCGTGGTCGGCCCCGCGCCGGGACAGGCCCAGGTGGCCGAATACCTCGATCACGATGCCTTCACCGGCGAGCTGCGCGCGGTGGTGAACGCCTCCGATGCCGCCTCGGTGCGGTCGATCGCGACCTCGCCCGAGGGCCGGGACGTCTGGATGGTGGAGCTCGCCCTGCCGGGCGACCTCGATCCGTCGGACCGTCCCGCCCTGCTGGTGGTGGGCACCCTCTCGGGAGACCACGTCGTGGGGAGCCACCTCGCGCTCGAGGCGGTGCGCCACATCACCGCCGCCGCCTCCACCGACGAAGGGCGGACGCTGCTCTCCGAGCACACGATCTACGTGGTGCCCCGGGCCAACCCCGACGGCGCCGAGGCGATGTTCGCCTCCACCCGGTGGAACCGCTCGGTGAACGGCACCTCGATCGACGACGACAACGACGGTCGCTTCGACGAGGACGGGCCCGACGATCTCAACGGCGACGGCATGATCACCCTGATGCGGGTGGTGGACCCCGAGGGCGACTTCATGGTCGATCCCGACAACCCGCGCCTGATGAAGCGGGCCGACGCCGCAGCCGGTGAGTCGGGCACCCACACCCTCTACCTCGAGGGGCGGGACGACGACGGCGACGGCTGGTACAACGAGGACGGGATCGGCGGCGTGGATCTCGATCGCAACTTCCAGCACGCCTACCCCTACTACCAGCGGGGCGCGGGCAAGAACATGGTGAGCGAAGCCGCCAGTCGCGCGCTCGTCGATTTCGCGGTCGCCAACCGCAACGTGGCTGCGGTGCTCACCTACGGCCACTCCGACAACCTGGTCACGCCTCCCAATGCGCGCGGGGAGCTCGGAGGCATCGCGGCCTCCGACCTGTACCTCTTCGCCATGGAGTCGCTCGACGGCATTCTCGACACGGGGGTCTGGTCGTCGCGTCCGGACAACGTGCAGGGCGGACTGCAGCTCCGCGGCGCCCAGCTCGGTGCGGACAACAACCCCAACTCCGGCCGTCGTCCGGCCATGGTGGTCGACGGCGACGACATCGAGTACTTCTCCAGCGTGTCGTCGCGCTATCGCGAGATCACCGGCCTGGAGTCGGTGGGCGTGAATCGTCCGGCCGAGGGCATGTTCTTCCAGTACGGCTACTTCCAGTACGGAGTCCCCTCCTTCTCGACGCAGGGATGGGCCCCGGAGGGCGAGGGCGACTCGGCCGACGAGCGGCTCGCCGCCTCGGGTGCCGAGTTCGTGGAGTGGACGTCGGTGTCCCACCCCACCCTCGGCGAGGTCGAGGTTGGAGGCTTCGCGCCGCACGCCATGACCAACCCGCCGGCGGCCGATCTGCCGGCGCTGGGCGAGCGGCAGGGCGAGTTCGTCATGGCCCTCGTCGGCATGCTCCCGCAGGTGCGCATCGTGGAGACCGAGGTCACGGCGCACGGCGGTGGCCTCTACACCGTCGACGCGGTGATCGAGAACTCGGGCTACTTCCCGTCGTCGCTTCGGCACGGGCAGGTGGCGCGGTCGGTGGACCCGGTGCTGGTGCAGATCGGCGTCGACTCCGACGACATCGTGACCGGCGACTCCAAGTCGGCCACCGTCTCCCAGCTCGAGGGGTCGGGCAACCGCGCCCGCTTCAGCTGGATGGTGCGGGGCAGCGACGGGCAGTCCGTCGAGATCCGCGTGCGCGCCCAGAAGGGCGGGCTCGATTCCACGACCGTGACGTTGAGGTAG
- a CDS encoding RidA family protein, producing MVGPIDVEYLATPEQQALGLPFSEAVRVGPMLYLSGQIGNLPGTLTLVEGGIQAETRQTMDNIRAILERYGSSLDRVVKCTVMVADMAEWPALNEVYVEYFPGPKPARSALGANGLALGARVEIECWATVD from the coding sequence GTGGTCGGGCCGATCGACGTCGAGTATCTCGCCACTCCGGAGCAGCAGGCGCTGGGCCTGCCCTTCAGCGAGGCCGTGCGCGTCGGCCCGATGCTCTATCTGTCGGGTCAGATCGGCAACCTTCCGGGCACCCTCACCCTCGTGGAGGGCGGCATCCAGGCCGAGACCCGTCAGACCATGGACAACATCCGCGCCATCCTCGAGCGGTACGGATCTTCGCTCGACCGCGTGGTGAAGTGCACGGTGATGGTGGCCGACATGGCGGAGTGGCCGGCGCTGAACGAGGTGTACGTGGAGTACTTCCCGGGACCGAAGCCGGCCCGGAGCGCCCTCGGTGCCAACGGCCTCGCTCTCGGCGCCCGGGTGGAGATCGAGTGCTGGGCCACCGTGGACTGA
- a CDS encoding FAD-binding oxidoreductase, with protein MTVDRRRFLELTGAGTGAVLTGLSVGEAAAESPKRAPLVRSGQAPDVCIVGAGTFGLWTALHLQRQGASVQVVDLYGPGNSRATSGGETRGVRTSYGDRAHGVQWGRWANEAIRRWKAWDEEHAGGAVAPFFYTTGDLILRPEMEPYLERTMALWDELGIEYEQPSMDVVAREFPQIRSDDMAVALYEPQAGVVRARRVMESVAAVFQREGGTITIGRAAPGAVADGRLANITVEGGDAISADIFQWACGPWLSKVLPNPMENRLRIPMGHVFYFGTPPGDTSYNWPNFPSYGVPGCTGWPALPPDHRGFRVRTGGRSPEDPDVSERGRIPEDGFQRGIDFVRERFPALADAPILETRACHYESSITRNFIVDRHPDWQNAWITGGGSAEAFKQGPVLGEYIAHRILGDDREPELAEGFALSEETFEPSDQE; from the coding sequence ATGACGGTCGATCGCCGACGATTCCTCGAGCTCACGGGGGCCGGAACCGGCGCCGTCCTCACCGGCCTGTCGGTGGGGGAGGCGGCCGCGGAGTCCCCGAAACGAGCGCCTCTCGTGCGCTCGGGTCAGGCTCCCGACGTCTGCATCGTCGGAGCCGGCACCTTCGGCCTGTGGACGGCGCTCCACCTTCAGCGGCAGGGGGCGTCGGTGCAGGTGGTCGACCTGTACGGGCCCGGCAACTCCCGCGCCACCTCCGGCGGCGAGACGCGCGGCGTGCGCACCAGCTACGGCGATCGGGCGCACGGGGTGCAGTGGGGGCGGTGGGCAAACGAGGCGATCCGGCGGTGGAAGGCGTGGGACGAGGAGCACGCCGGCGGTGCGGTGGCGCCCTTCTTCTACACCACCGGCGACCTGATCCTGCGGCCCGAGATGGAGCCCTACCTCGAGCGCACCATGGCGCTGTGGGACGAACTCGGCATCGAGTACGAGCAGCCCTCGATGGATGTGGTGGCGCGGGAGTTTCCGCAGATTCGCTCCGACGACATGGCGGTCGCGCTGTACGAGCCGCAGGCCGGAGTGGTCCGGGCGCGTCGGGTGATGGAGTCGGTGGCCGCCGTCTTCCAGCGCGAGGGAGGCACGATCACCATCGGTCGGGCGGCACCGGGTGCCGTAGCCGACGGTCGCCTCGCGAACATCACGGTCGAGGGCGGCGACGCCATCTCGGCCGACATCTTCCAGTGGGCCTGCGGACCCTGGCTGTCGAAGGTGCTGCCGAATCCGATGGAGAACCGCCTGCGCATTCCGATGGGGCACGTGTTCTACTTCGGCACGCCGCCGGGCGACACCTCGTACAACTGGCCGAACTTTCCGAGCTACGGGGTGCCCGGCTGCACCGGGTGGCCGGCGCTGCCGCCCGACCACCGGGGCTTCCGGGTGCGTACCGGCGGACGGTCGCCGGAGGATCCCGACGTGTCGGAGCGGGGGCGCATTCCGGAGGACGGCTTCCAGCGCGGGATCGACTTCGTGCGCGAGCGGTTCCCGGCGCTGGCCGATGCGCCCATTCTCGAGACGCGGGCCTGCCACTACGAGAGCAGCATCACCCGCAACTTCATCGTCGACCGTCACCCGGATTGGCAGAACGCCTGGATCACCGGCGGCGGGTCGGCCGAGGCCTTCAAGCAGGGGCCGGTGCTGGGCGAGTACATCGCGCACCGGATTCTGGGCGACGATCGCGAGCCGGAGCTGGCCGAGGGTTTCGCCCTGAGCGAGGAGACCTTCGAGCCGTCGGACCAGGAGTGA
- a CDS encoding cytochrome c, with translation MSAPRSRFATIALVALAGAVAFGVGAGSTAAQEVRTTLDGVYTDEQAERGRATYVRTCSQCHTLDWYTGDLMKAWAEAPVFNLFEVISTTMPEDNPGSLPRRDYVDMIAYILKVNGMPPGDAELSTGASRLRQILFRWSAGS, from the coding sequence ATGAGCGCGCCGCGCAGTCGTTTCGCGACGATCGCCCTCGTCGCGCTCGCCGGGGCGGTGGCCTTCGGCGTCGGCGCCGGGTCGACGGCGGCGCAGGAAGTCCGCACCACCCTCGACGGCGTCTACACCGACGAGCAGGCGGAGCGCGGGCGGGCCACCTACGTGCGCACCTGCTCGCAGTGCCACACGCTCGACTGGTACACGGGCGATCTCATGAAGGCCTGGGCGGAGGCGCCGGTCTTCAACCTCTTCGAGGTGATCAGTACCACGATGCCCGAAGACAACCCCGGGTCGCTGCCCCGCCGCGACTACGTGGACATGATCGCGTACATCCTCAAGGTCAACGGCATGCCCCCGGGCGACGCCGAACTCTCGACGGGAGCGTCCCGTCTCCGCCAGATCCTCTTTCGATGGAGTGCCGGCTCATGA